The Toxoplasma gondii ME49 chromosome XII, whole genome shotgun sequence genome includes a region encoding these proteins:
- a CDS encoding hypothetical protein (encoded by transcript TGME49_278020) has translation MWGPRYVLASVDLRGNCVDEFSQLLHLAGLHALRRLRLEEETGEERRSREERDEELSMDVLSGNRICLSRNYRNCVLVCCPVLAELDDSAVTEAERRHLQEGLCRESPGKQKDTEKETETETASWRSPVDLEVEQAALEEYLQCLVKRKRKDAESDTALQSAPPEGAGLASPDSAVFSSVDSSQQRQPSFCRPTVGGVERSSSLEDASEEVFSSQNAPTAREKRERPVWKKSEDEARIEFRRSLPLPCMRQKQHQPGRHAEKSSSSSSSSSSPSSSSSSSSSSSTSPSSSSCSSSSSSSSSSSTSPSSSSSSSSSSSSSSSSTSPSSSSSSSSSSRCGSGGRSRGGAAAKQDREEGEVEELGDDKREERVICEEELKATGSAFLASPESLRRGVETLAALHLVTSDMLPISLAGFLVSSLFPHLTQFHPPLPSNACYTSQTATCPSSSSGSSSSSASSSSSSSSSSSSSAASSFDSSLLATGLGGGQQASASQQLFPSPWSPQALSLLACLSQFQQPERSRSLRRRHSCRRTSRRRRSNEDSRERDAASDAETEKEFQGECVSGEGALSSSLQGGRATAPEKLRDRKQRERDIALLAGLAQIEKEMEKKEKERKLLQLALEETRAALRQAHASLLRMQERTARTAGEAGCPGSPQNAEGVFAARNRRGARAERAFASAQELETRGEFLICPGKTERGRERRTSSEGGELGRVRVHRALRHTSAPGNREGANGGASRFCDVQIDFLPSENGPASRRLLSRAGANSAPSSDATDELRTRTPEDEEEDASGRLLQRHEETSAGEKRRVERRRVDRMQQTEETGDSWRQWEERLVQAEETSRGFSLQLQRREEVARTKQAELEEELAALQARHATLQGAYTAAAERLAELERRQRAREKEEEEQRRRTHEKEIEVEKLQTRAEQAEAKVEELQKENEAANETLRELRREMEKAADRAEKRMRACSEKHRAEAGEKEQQFRRQLRKLEDAFKDTLQTFRREHLAAEDAFRARLREREREAEETLQLLRQEKRTTDDQAHLLRAAARQEAEANRAIQKLADKVEEASREIQQLRRDKERASELLAHAQEQATRDDEECRQARALLQQLRGDFQTFRETCVSRERFEGVQKEREKLLKQLEKAAESDGRGVETLQALQETREKEKKLAEALKEATLTLSVKEKMLKTQEEHIDALRSQVRTKEEAVQDLAARLKRKDKETDKKLHEFAERANEWRSKYEAEVGPVREALAERAKENEDLMEAHKELQKKFLSQQKALEYAQEELRALAVTVGEQQEREREELRRVLEREHEEEKRSLFAKLETTQACMQRLREEVREREREGEKMREKLLETKKKKKERDMEMRVLLELEETKKAQAAETVKQMTGLLRQLESECSTTRVSKSTERSQFTV, from the exons ATGTGGGGACCTCGCTACGTCTTGGCCTCAGTCGATTTGCGAGGGAACTGCGTCGACGAGTTCAGCCAGCTGCTGCACTTGGcgggtctgcatgcgttgcggcgtctgcggctggaggaagagacaggggaagagagacgctcgcgcgaggaacgagacgaagaactgtCGATGGACGTCCTCTCTGGAAATCGCATTTGCCTCAGCAGAAACTATCGTAACTGCGTCTTGGTTTGTTGTCCTGTTCTCGCCGAACTCGACGACTCAGCAGTTACTGAAGCGGAGCGACGCCACTTGCAAGAGGGTCTCTGCCGAGAGTCACcgggaaaacagaaagataccgagaaggagacagagacagagaccgcGTCGTGGAGGAGTCCCGTGGACCTGGAAGTTGAGCAAGCGGCTTTGGAAGAGTATTTGCAGTGTCTTGTtaagagaaagaggaaagacgcggAG TCCGACACTGCTCTGCAGTCTGCACCTCCCGAAGGCGCCGGCCTTGCGTCTCCGGactctgctgtcttctcgtctgtcgaTTCGagccagcagagacagcctTCCTTCTGTCGGCCGACTGTCGGGGGAGTTGAGCGttcatcttctctcgaaGACGCTTCCGAAGAAGTTTTTTCCTCGCAAAACGCTCCGAcagctcgagagaaaagagaaaggccaGTCTGGAAAAAGTCGGAAGATGAAGCGCGAATTGAGTTCCggcgttctctccctcttccatGCATGCGTCAAAAACAACATCAACCTGGTAGACATGCTGAGAaatcgtcttcgtcttcctcctcttcttcttctccctcttcttcttcttcttcatcttcttcctcttctacgtctccgtcttcttcttcctgttcttcttcatcttcttcgtcttcttcctcttctacgtctccgtcttcttcttcctcttcttcttcctcttcttcctcttcttcctcttctacgtctccctcttcttcttcctcttcttcttcctcttctcgttgtGGCAGCGGGGGGAGAAGCCGCGGAGGCGCGGCGGCAAAgcaggacagagaagagggagaggtcGAGGAGCTGGGGGACGataaaagagaggaaagggtgATTTGCGAGGAAGAGCTCAAGGCGACTGGTTCGGCCTTTCTTGCGAGCCCAGAATCGCTTCGTcggggtgtcgagacactcgCAGCTCTGCATCTCGTGACCTCCGACATGCTTCCCATATCTCTTGCTggcttcctcgtttcttctctcttcccccaTCTCACCCAGTTCCACCCTCCCCTCCCCTCAAATGCATGTTACACTTCGCAAACAGCAACAtgtccctcctcttcctctggttcttcttcctcgtccgcttcctcctcttcttcctcttcttcctcttcttcttcctctgctgcttcctcttttgACTCTTCGTTGCTGGCTACAGGCCTTGGAGGAGGCCAgcaggcgtctgcgtcgcagCAGCTGTTCCCGTCGCCTTGGTCGCCTCAggcgctctctcttcttgcgtGTCTCTCCCAGTTTCAGCAACCGGAGCGAAGTCGAAGTTTGAGACGAAGGCATTCCTGCCGCAGAACGtcgcggagaaggcgcagcaaCGAAGACtcacgcgagagagacgcggcctccgacgcagagaccgagaaggaGTTTCAGGGTGAATgcgtctctggagaaggcgcgttgtcttcgtctcttcaggGAGGAAGGGCAACGGCTCcggagaagctgagagacaggaaacagagagaacgggatATAGCTTTGCTGGCTGGCCTAGCGCAGATTGAAaaggaaatggagaagaaggagaaggagcgcAAACTCTTGCAGCTTGctctggaggagacgcgcgcggcTCTGAGgcaagcgcatgcatcgcTTCTACGCATGCAGGAGCGGACGGCAAGAACAGCAGGCGAAGCCGGTTGTCCGGGATCTCCTCAGAACGCGGAGGGAGTGTTCGCTGCGCGGAATCGACGGGGCGCGCGAGCAGAGAGGGCGTTTGCCTCGGCGCAGGAGCTCGAGACTCGAGGCGAGTTCCTTATTTGTCCAGGGAAGACCGAGCGCGGGCGCGAAAGACGAACATCGTCTGAGGGGGGAGAGCTCGGAAGAGTCCGAGTTCACAGAGCACTGCGACACACATCCGCTCCAGGGAATCGCGAAGGAGCAAACGGAGGAGCGTCGCGTTTCTGTGATGTTCAAATTGATTTTCTGCCATCTGAAAACGGTCCTGCGTcgcgtcggcttctctcccgtgCTGGCGCGAattctgcgccttcttcggatGCCACTGACGAGCTGCGGACGCGAACAcccgaagacgaggaagaagacgcaagcgggcgtcttctgcagagacatgAGGAGACCtcggcgggagagaagcgcagagtCGAGCGGAGACGCGTGgatcgcatgcagcaaacggaggagacaggagacagctggcGACAGTGGGAAGAGCGACTTGTTCAGGCGGAGGAAACTTCGCGCGGCTTCTCGCTTCAACTccaaaggcgagaagaagtcgcACGAACCAAACAGGCagaactggaagaagagcTCGCAGCTCTGCAGGCGAGACACGCGACTCTGCAGGGTGCGTACACCGCAGCGGCGGAGCGGCTGGCGGAACTGGAGAGGCGTCAacgggcgagagagaaagaagaggaggagcagcggaGGCGAACGCacgagaaggaaatcgaAGTGGAAAAATTGCAGACGCGAGCCGAGcaggcagaagcgaaggtgGAGGAGCTgcaaaaagagaacgaagccgCGAACGAGACCCTGCGCGAACTGaggagagaaatggagaaagCCGCAGAccgagcagagaaacgaatgCGCGCCTGCTCAGAGAAGCACCGAGCcgaagctggagaaaaggagcaaCAGTTTCGACGGCAACTCAGAAAGTTGGAAGACGCTTTCAAAGACACTCTCCAG ACATTTCGACGAGAGCACCTTGCGGCAGAGGATGCATTTCGCGCCAGGCtccgggagagagagagagaagcagaagagaccctccagctgctgcggcaagagaagagaacgacagaCGACCAGGCTCACCTTCTCCGAGCTGCGGCGAGACAAGAGGCCGAGGCGAATCGCGCAATTCAGAAACTCGCAGACAAAGTCGAGGAGGCTTCGAGAGAAATTCAGCAGCTTCGTAGAGACAAAGAACGGGCGTCCGAGCttctggcgcatgcacaag AGCAAGCGACGCGGGATGACGAAGAGTGCCGCCAAGCGCGGGCGCTGTTGCAGCAGCTTCGGGGAGATTTCCAGACTTTTCGCGAGACCTGTGTGTCTCGAGAAAGATTCGAAGGAGTGcagaaggaacgagagaagctgctgaaacagctggagaaagccgcagagagcgacggccGAGGTGTGGAGACACTCCAGGCTCtccaggagacgcgcgagaaggagaagaagctcgcCGAGGCGCTGAAGGAAGCGACGCTCACCCTCAGCGTGAAGGAGAAGATGCTCAAGACGCAGGAGGAGCACATCGACGCCTTGAGAAGTCAAGTCCGAACTAAGGAGGAAGCGGTGCAAGACCTGGCCGCCCGgctgaagaggaaagacaaagaaacagacaagaaaCTCCACGAGTTCGCAGAGAG AGCGAACGAGTGGAGGTCGAAGTACGAGGCGGAGGTCGGTCCGGTTCGCGAGGCGTTggcggagagagcgaaggagaacgaggatCTGATGGAGGCGCACAAGGAGTTGCAGAAGAAGTTTCTGTCTCAGCAAAAGGCGCTCGAATACGCGCAAGAGGAGCTGCGTGCTCTCGCCGTCACTGTGGGAGAGCAgcaggagcgcgagagagaagagttgCGGCGAGTGTTGGAGAGGGAAcatgaggaagagaagcggagtCTGTTCGCGAAACTGGAGACCACGcaggcgtgcatgcagcgcttgagagaagaagttcgcgagcgcgagagagaaggcgagaagatgCGAGAAAAGTTGCTGGAaaccaagaagaagaagaaggagagagacatggaGATGCGGGTGCTGCTGGAactcgaggaaacgaagaaggcgcaagCTGCAGAAACTGTGAAGCAAATGACGGGTCTTCTGAGACAGCTCGAGAGCGAGTGCAGCACGACGCGCGTTTCAAAGAGCACTGAACGCTCTCAGTTCACTGTGTGA